The Gigantopelta aegis isolate Gae_Host unplaced genomic scaffold, Gae_host_genome ctg2992_pilon_pilon, whole genome shotgun sequence genome window below encodes:
- the LOC121391827 gene encoding LOW QUALITY PROTEIN: DNA excision repair protein ERCC-6-like (The sequence of the model RefSeq protein was modified relative to this genomic sequence to represent the inferred CDS: deleted 1 base in 1 codon), giving the protein MDTSENTASDFNDFRPPETDRLFSLPASTTDQADKLELIRTGLLTPFGSSSTVSNSSITHQERSRDHHVRKSSSPALSLADFDWLGITSRTGDKGKGKGKGPIKSKSTDKLSSTDQLESSSSTPFKNMDLSSNTSTHSSQYENESVVEHRNESENQPARYGSEDVDYRPESEASDDSYVTDDEQYKSSLSEEEEPPVEFDGGFKITNNIWHKLYRYQQTGVKWLWELHSQQAGGIMGDEMGLGKTIQIIAFLSGLKISNIRSHVTRELGLGPVLIVCPATVLHQWVMEFHTWYPPFRVAILHDTGSYEGSKVSLLNRIVNVNGVIVTTYAGLRLSHQFLLRYQWEYVILDEGHKIRNPDSEITLVCKQFSTPHRIILSGSPMQNNLRELWSLFDFVFPGKLGTLPVFMEQFSVPITLGGYINASKIQVETAYRCACILRDTINPYLLRRLKSDVKLQLPNKNEQVLFCRLTDYQRELYEDYIKGPEVEAMMSGSKWIFSGLVTLRKLCNHPDLVTNEYRKGGKGVSGGEGEVKKRKMTDNEITGDIEETYGYWRRSGKMIVIEALLRMWYEQKHKVLLFTQSKQMLMIFEKFVQSREYSYLTMDGSTSIGSRQTIIKNFNEDPSIFIFLLTTRVGGIGVNLTGADRVVIYDPDWNPSTDTQARERAWRIGQTRPVTIYRLLTSGTIEEKIYHRQIFKQFLTNRVLRDPRQRRFFKSNDLYELFTLGSSDGPNKTETNVIFAGTGSEVKMPKKDKEERNQKHAVNITSGEKHSTTSVVSEPLSSVVQEDNAGCSASAIDDTLKEKEKKEETYDSRDTTEKELSQEAIDALLSCQKKRKKSKKKKKKRNKHKKRDVEVDGHQITGLESMDIYNPGSEDEEDQITKKQDNIILRALFKKSG; this is encoded by the exons ATGGATACCAGTGAGAACACAGCAA GTGATTTCAATGACTTTAGACCTCCAGAGACTGATCGACTCTTTAGTTTACCAGCTAGTACAACAGATCAAGCTGATAAACTTGAATTAATTCGTACCGGTTTATTAACTCCTTTTGGTAGCAGTTCCACTGTATCTAATAGTAGTATTACTCATCAAGAAAGATCACGTGATCATCATGTGAGGAAGTCCTCATCACCTGCTTTATCTTTGGCTGACTTTGATTGGCTAGGAATTACTAGTCGGACTGGTGATAAAGGAAAAGGGAAAGGAAAAGGTCCGATAAAATCAAAAAGTACTGATAAATTGAGTTCTACTGATCAATTAGAGTCATCTTCAAGTACACCATTTAAAAACATGGATTTGTCATCAAATACTAGCACCCACAGCAGTCAATATGAGAATGAATCTGTAGTTGAACATAGAAATGAGTCTGAGAATCAGCCTGCTAGGTATGGGTCTGAGGATGTTGACTATCGACCTGAGAGTGAGGCTAGTGATGACTCATATGTAACAGATGATGA ACAATACAAATCTAGTTTGTCAGAAGAGGAAGAACCTCCAGTTGAATTTGATGGAggttttaaaataactaataatatttGGCATAAACTTTACAG ATATCAGCAGACTGGTGTGAAGTGGCTATGGGAGCTACATTCTCAACAGGCC GGGGGAATCATGGGAGATGAGATGGGACTTggtaaaacaatacaaattataGCGTTTTtatctggtttaaaaataaGTAACATTAGAAGTCATGTTAcaag ggAGCTCGGACTGGGTCCTGTACTCATTGTCTGTCCAGCCACAGTCCTGCACCAGTGGGTCATGGAATTCCATACTTGGTACCCACCATTTCGAGTTGCTATTCTTCATGATACTGGATCTTATGAAGGTAGTAAAGTGTCTCTTTTGAACAGAATAGTAAATGTTAATGGTGTCATTGTGACAACGTATGCTGGTCTGAGACTAAGTCATCAGTTCTTATTAAGATATCAATGGGAATATGTTATTTTAGACGAAGGACACAAAATTAGAAACCCTGACTCCGAAATCACTTTAGTATGTAAGCAG TTTTCTACTCCACATCGTATTATACTCTCTGGCTCTCCAATGCAAAATAATCTTCGTGAACTTTGGTCTTTGTTTGACTTTGTTTTTCCCGGCAAATTAGGTACTCTTCCTGTATTTATGGAGCAGTTCTCTGTCCCCATTACCCTCGGAGGATATATTAATGCCTCTAAAATTCAAGTGGAAACAGCATATCGATGTGCTTGTATTTTAAGAGATACTATTAATCCTTATCTGTTGAGAAGACTGAAGAGTGATGTAAAACTTCAACTACCAAACAAAAATGAACAa GTTTTGTTCTGTCGTCTCACAGACTATCAGAGAGAGCTGTATGAAGATTACATCAAAGGACCTGAAGTTGAAGCCATGATGAGTGGTAGCAAATGG ATATTTTCAGGTCTAGTGACACTACGTAAACTTTGCAACCATCCTGACTTGGTTACAAATGAGTATCGTAAAGGAGGAAAGGGTGTGTCTGGAGGAGAAGGAGAGG TGAAGAAGAGAAAGATGACTGACAATGAGATTACTGGAGATATTGAagaaacatatggttattggcGTAGATCTGGTAAAATGATTGTTATTGAAGCTTTGTTAAGGATgtggtatgaacaaaaacacaaaGTCCTTTTGTTCACACAGTCTAAAcaa ATGTTAATGATATTTGAGAAGTTTGTACAGTCACGTGAATACTCGTATCTGACAATGGACGGCAGCACTTCTATTGGTTCACGTCAAACTATAATAAAGAATTTCAATGAG GACccttcaatatttatttttcttttgactACTCGAGTTGGAGGTATTGGTGTAAATTTAACTGGAGCAGACAGAGTTGTCATTTATGATCCAGACTGGAACCCAAGCACTGATACCCAG GCAAGAGAGAGGGCGTGGCGTATTGGTCAAACTAGACCAGTGACTATCTATCGTCTGTTGACCTCAGGAACTATTGAAGAAAAGATATATCACAG ACAGATCTTTAAACAGTTCCTCACAAATCGTGTCCTTCGTGATCCTCGTCAAAGACGATTCTTTAAGTCAAATGATTTGTATGAATTGTTCACCCTTGGATCCTCAGATGGTCCTAACAAGACGGAGACTAATGTTATCTTTGCAGGAACAGGATCAGAAGTTAAAATGCCCAAAAaagacaaagaagaaagaaatcaaAAACATGCAGTTAATATTACTAGTGGAGAAAAGCACTCAACTACATCAGTTGTTAGTGAACCATTAAGTTCTGTAGTACAAGAGGATAATGCAGGATGCTCTGCTAGTGCTATTGATGATACAttaaaagagaaagagaagaaagaagaGACATATGACAGCAGAGATACTACAGAGAAAGAGTTGTCTCAAGAAGCAATAGATGCTTTGCTGTCTTGTCAAAAGAAACGAAAGAaatcaaagaaaaagaaaaagaaaagaaacaaacataaaaagagAGATGTAGAAGTTGATGGACATCAAATTACAGGACTAGAGAGTATGGACATTTATAATCCTGGTAGTGAAGACGAGGAAGATCAAATTACTAAGAAACAAGACAACATTATACTCCGAGCTTTGTTCAAGAAGTCAGGTTAG